The Aedes aegypti strain LVP_AGWG chromosome 1, AaegL5.0 Primary Assembly, whole genome shotgun sequence sequence ATTGCCAATGTCCTGAACCTGCaataagaaaattctaaaaatctcCCGTAGAAGTTACTACACCGCAGTGAAATACTCGATCTTCCAGCATATCGCAGATTCTTCCGTACAGCAGAATGGACACGATGGACAAGCCTGCATTGATGCCGTTGAACCGTACGGAGTGGAAGTCACCTTGCCGCAGTTGGACTACCAAGAGCAAACAGGAGAACGTCACCAGGAAGAAGTACAGACTCATAGCTGTCAGGAAGTACAACTTGCTTTTCTCCCGGTACAGGGTCACCATTTCCAGAAGACGTTGATGGCGCTCGACGCAGTGCCGTATTTCTTCTGAATTTGCAGTACTGAACGCCTCCCGGAAGTCGTACCCTAGGATGTCGAACTCCGCGATGAACACGAGCATCGTCGTGAGGATCGTTACCGTCGTTGCGGTTGCGACCATCCCGTTGATGAGGGTTTCCATGGGATATAACAATAGGGAAGCATAACTAAGGATGGGGCTGTCGATTACGTAATCCGTTGGACAACTGCCGAGCAGAAGCACGGTCCAGAAAGCGGAAACACTGGTGTTCATCGCAAAAAAGTACGCCGAGCATAGGAATATCACCGGCCTTGATCGCACCCGAAGTGGTTGATATGGTTTTTGACGGGTTAGTTCGGTCAGATGCTGTATTACAATGGCGAATCCGTGTCGT is a genomic window containing:
- the LOC5577940 gene encoding uncharacterized protein LOC5577940, whose amino-acid sequence is MSNSIRAAFPSNIVLPRWMGFIHRIQDPLALQKALDQLMGFISWDLTNKIIYIKVFLITYLFVYYVICSVFIIFLVNPEDVHPDYYLRMWFFIGAGASCIIRWIAMIPARHGFAIVIQHLTELTRQKPYQPLRVRSRPVIFLCSAYFFAMNTSVSAFWTVLLLGSCPTDYVIDSPILSYASLLLYPMETLINGMVATATTVTILTTMLVFIAEFDILGYDFREAFSTANSEEIRHCVERHQRLLEMVTLYREKSKLYFLTAMSLYFFLVTFSCLLLVVQLRQGDFHSVRFNGINAGLSIVSILLYGRICDMLEDRVQDIGNQVYGSDWPLKLFGTRERREVHQTQKSSILMVITRSQRKVGFTCGGIFEMSTVTSMQALKLFYTALTILWNATSASEGTQN